The following coding sequences lie in one Monomorium pharaonis isolate MP-MQ-018 chromosome 1, ASM1337386v2, whole genome shotgun sequence genomic window:
- the LOC118644869 gene encoding putative uncharacterized protein DDB_G0271606: MAHSLSQSEEAASMQQMLQQLLQQQQQQQQHQEEVQQKLDFLYGELQMQKEQQQQLELVQPEQLEQPPEQPEQPQQPKRKKKEEGAVARGPVGVPRGEFHLAEVAAEVAAEVTAGVAAEVAAEVTAGVAAEVAAKAAAGVVAEVVAPHL; this comes from the exons ATGGCGCACAGTTTGTCCC AATCTGAGGAAGCTGCATCTATGCAGCAAATGCTGCAACAGCTAttgcagcaacaacaacagcagcagcagcaccaAGAGGAAGTCCAACAGAAGTTGGACTTCCTTTATGGAGAGCTGCAAATGCAGAaggagcagcagcagcagctaGAGCTGGTGCAACCAGAGCAGCTAGAGCAGCCACCAGAGCAGCCAGAGCAGCCACAGCAGCCAAAACGtaaa aaaaaagaagaggggGCGGTCGCTCGAGGGCCCGTTGGCGTGCCCAGAGGAGAATTCCACCTCGCCGAGGTGGCGGCCGAGGTGGCGGCCGAGGTGACGGCTGGCGTGGCAGCCGAGGTGGCGGCCGAGGTGACGGCTGGCGTGGCAGCCGAGGTGGCGGCCAAGGCGGCAGCCGGGGTGGTGGCCGAGGTGGTGGCCCCccatttgtaa
- the LOC118644872 gene encoding uncharacterized protein LOC118644872 encodes MQWGTFVRNRIKEIRVHSKPNEWRHVPGDLNPADLPSRGCTPTQLVQSNWWLGPTWLHRLESDWPTTQGEFNEEEIKGESKKSILIHAVTAETSIFKVGSHFSSYNKLIRFLAWMHRFFANCKRENINVKHELPKRSYLSDAERKKLRLTLTEIVAAEIRLLKYLQNQMFTNKEKLSSFRLIKSENGLYVLKTKIFNRTDNHNFICPVLLDSNHEIVYMLVKEIHEAMGHAGTQIVMNHIRERFWIISLRKTIKSVIANCMTCKRQRTKRMECETPPLPPHRVRDTTVFEITGIDFAGPLILRGGGKAWICIFTCAVYRAVHFELASTLSTQGFLECLRRFIARRGRPRVIHSDNGTNFTGAANALSRLDWQRIAKHNSAVQIDWYFNPPAAPWWGGWWERLVGILKALLRKILGKASLSYESLNTILCDAEAIINTRPLTYMSEDPDDLKPLSPSMFLQENREYGVPDCDMLYRVKLDKKFKHRQKILQDLRKRFRTEYLGQLLLKNGKKKETRKIRIGDVVLIGDDTHKRIDWPLARVVDAIPSRDGQERVFVLKTKNGLFKRAVQRIYPLEIVQEESRDFSKDLCKQRGFKKTSDRANCTSSEPPACEQKDHGSQIVTTRSGRISKKPMRLEY; translated from the coding sequence ATGCAGTGGGGAACATTCGTCCGGAACCGGATTAAAGAGATACGCGTACATAGTAAACCGAACGAATGGAGACACGTGCCCGGTGACTTAAATCCCGCAGATCTCCCGTCACGAGGTTGTACCCCCACGCAACTAGTGCAATCAAACTGGTGGTTAGGCCCTACGTGGCTCCACAGGTTAGAATCTGATTGGCCCACGACACAAGGTGAGTTTAACGAAGAGGAAATAAAAGGTGAAAGTAAGAAGTCGATCTTAATACACGCGGTTACCGCGGAAACTTCTATTTTTAAAGTCGGCAGTCACTTTTCctcttataataaattaatacgatTCTTGGCGTGGATGCATAGATTTTTCGCAAATTGTAAAAGGGAAAACATTAACGTGAAGCACGAATTGCCTAAAAGATCGTATTTATCCGATGCAGAACGGAAAAAGTTACGCCTGACCCTGACAGAAATAGTAGCAGCAGAAATCAGATTACTCAAATACCTGCAAAACCAAATGTTTACGAACAAAGAAAAGCTATCCTCttttagattaataaaaagcGAGAACGGTTTATATGTCTTAAAGACTAAAATCTTTAATCGAACAGATAATCATAATTTCATATGTCCAGTACTTCTAGATAGCAATCACGAGATAGTTTACATGTTAGTAAAAGAAATTCATGAAGCTATGGGTCACGCTGGAACGCAAATTGTCATGAACCACATACGCGAAAGATTCTGGATTATCTCCCTTCGAAAAACCATAAAATCTGTCATAGCCAATTGCATGACATGCAAAAGACAGAGAACGAAACGAATGGAATGTGAAACCCCCCCGTTACCCCCTCATCGAGTCCGAGACACAACAGTTTTTGAAATTACTGGCATAGATTTCGCTGGGCCTTTAATTTTGCGGGGTGGGGGGAAGGCGTGGATTTGCATTTTCACATGTGCCGTCTATCGCGCTGTACATTTCGAGCTAGCGTCGACATTATCCACTCAAGGTTTTTTAGAATGCCTACGCAGATTTATAGCCAGACGCGGACGCCCACGCGTTATACACAGTGACAACGGGACTAACTTTACCGGAGCGGCTAATGCATTGAGTAGATTAGATTGGCAAAGAATCGCGAAGCATAATTCGGCAGTACAGATTGATTGGTATTTCAACCCACCAGCAGCACCGTGGTGGGGTGGTTGGTGGGAGAGACTCGTGGGGATTCTGAAAGCGTTACTACGGAAAATACTAGGAAAGGCAAGTTTGTCATATGAAAGTCTGAACACGATTCTGTGCGACGCGGAAGCAATAATCAACACGCGCCCTTTGACATACATGTCAGAAGATCCTGATGATCTCAAGCCATTGTCACCGTCAATGTTTTTACAGGAGAATCGAGAGTACGGTGTTCCAGACTGCGACATGTTATACCGCGTAAAGTTAGACAAAAAATTCAAGCACAGGCAAAAGATTCTCCAAGATCTCCGGAAGAGATTTCGTACCGAATATTTAGGtcaattattactaaaaaacggaaaaaagaaagagacgcGTAAGATAAGAATCGGCGATGTCGTTTTGATTGGCGACGATACGCATAAACGTATAGATTGGCCGCTTGCACGTGTAGTAGACGCAATTCCGAGCCGCGACGGTCAAGAAAGAGTATtcgttttaaaaacaaaaaatggtcTGTTTAAGAGAGCTGTACAAAGAATATATCCGTTGGAAATTGTGCAGGAAGAATCGAGAGATTTTAGTAAGGACTTATGTAAGCAAAGAGGATTCAAGAAAACTAGCGATAGAGCGAACTGTACTTCTAGCGAGCCACCTGCGTGTGAGCAGAAGGACCACGGTTCACAGATTGTAACCACGCGAAGTGGACGTATTAGTAAGAAACCGATGCGACTCGAGTACTAG
- the LOC118644875 gene encoding uncharacterized protein LOC118644875 — MEAVKKQRKAMRTAFTKALNAFIVKMESDCTNKEKIVAFQFLETKMSDLDAVHTAYNQKLFESDLEEADINKELETDDAYKTQFLMAKLKITRITTPTEHATRTTSSNAMKTSKFPKLELPKFSGHIKDWLPFWSQFRKINDDQSINNEDKMQYLQQVMVADSRAHELVKSFSPTGENYDKAITSLKNRFGRDDIVVEFYVRELLSLVLQNAVRGNKKLSLASIYDKVECYIRALETLGVTTDKCAAMLYPLVESSLPEEVLRAWQRSGQREVMEANGQRETTDRLEKLLKFLQLEVENEERIDMALTGFGLPTDQERTKKAKGKTEPSKEAASASVLLVAKDSKKPDCIFCKSSHDSQSCESARKLTLDERKETVKREGCCFNCLKRGHVSQKCRVKTKCDWCSKRHVLLMCPGIFRNENVVNKPDDTSEKKAVDEHNLASFCVTHDVCLQTLRIKLYSATREKIVRAIIDTASQRSYIRTDIARELGYVSLGEIEVSHAFFGGIKSEKEVHNMYKIRVRGLDNSYACNFSAMNQNTICGPISSIKCDSWVNELRTKNINLTDIGNQSDSIDVLIGADVAGKLLIGRKHDMKNGLTALETHLGWTVMGKLPKKCERTDAAMIITTMFVQEVDLSDLWRLDAIGITDPIVKTDKAVRDERTREFLIETAKLNTDGRYEVRLPWAEDRVPVSSNSISREWLAEGIIERVPDAEINKQSHYLPHRPVVKMNSTTKIRPVFDASACKKGHPSLNQCLERDPNLIELVPLALNKFREKEIGIVSDIKKAFLQITINKIDRDYLRFFWIINGEIVVLRHCRVVFGLACSPFLLAAIIELHLSTYLKNGNRYCRSADKLKKSFYVDNCVTSVNSKEEKETFVSEATAIMRAGGFELRGWESSYDSLENETTFVLGILWNKREDTLSINPTMLNFNSSDVITKRIILSAAHKIFDPIGFTSPTSLLPKLLLKELWAEKIDWDTRVDEN; from the exons ATGGAGGCCGTCAAGAAACAAAGGAAAGCCATGCGGACGGCCTTCACGAAGGCATTGAATGCCTTTATAGTCAAAATGGAGAGCGACTGCACAAATAAAGAGAAGATCGTGGCGTTTCAGTTTCTAGAAACTAAGATGTCGGATTTAGACGCAGTCCACACAGCATATAATCAAAAGCTGTTTGAGTCCGATCTAGAAGAAGCTGACATTAACAAGGAATTGGAGACGGACGACGCTTACAAGACTCAGTTCTTAATGGCGAAGTTAAAGATAACGAGGATAACGACGCCGACGGAACACGCAACAAGAACGACGTCGTCGAACGCCATGAAAACGTCGAAATTCCCCAAGCTAGAATTGCCAAAGTTTAGTGGTCATATCAAAGATTGGCTTCCTTTCTGGAGCCAATTCAGAAAAATCAACGATGATCAGTCTATCAATAACGAAGACAAGATGCAGTACTTGCAGCAGGTGATGGTCGCGGACTCGCGCGCACACGAGCTTGTGAAAAGTTTCTCGCCTACGGGAGAAAACTACGACAAGGCGATCACAAGTTTGAAGAATCGTTTCGGAAGAGACGACATCGTCGTAGAATTTTATGTACGTGAGCTACTTAGCCTTGTGCTGCAAAACGCCGTAAggggaaacaaaaaattatctctcGCAAGCATCTATGATAAAGTCGAGTGTTACATCCGTGCATTGGAGACGCTGGGCGTGACAACGGATAAATGCGCCGCTATGCTGTATCCTCTTGTCGAGTCGTCTCTTCCGGAAGAGGTCCTTCGAGCGTGGCAACGCAGCGGACAACGGGAAGTAATGGAGGCCAACGGACAGCGTGAAACCACCGATCGTCTCGAAAAACTTCTCAAATTCCTACAGCTGGAAGTGGAAAACGAGGAGCGCATCGACATGGCGTTGACCGGATTTGGGTTACCGACGGACCAGGAAAGAACGAAGAAGGCGAAAGGTAAAACAGAACCGTCAAAGGAGGCAGCCAGCGCGAGCGTTCTTTTAGTAGCGAAAGACTCAAAGAAACCGGACtgcattttttgtaaatcgaGCCACGACAGTCAGAGTTGCGAATCCGCGCGTAAACTAACATTAGACGAACGAAAAGAGACTGTTAAAAGAGAGGGCTGTTGTTTTAATTGTCTGAAACGCGGACACGTTTCTCAAAAATGTAGAGTCAAGACGAAATGTGACTGGTGTTCGAAACGACACGTTTTATTAATGTGCCCGGGCATATTTCGCAATGAGAACGTTGTAAATAAACCGGACGATACCAGTGAGAAAAAGGCCGTTGACGAGCACAACTTAGCTTCGTTTTGTGTGACACATGATGTTTGTTTACAGACGCTTCGAATAAAACTGTACTCTGCGacgcgagaaaaaattgtaagagcgATTATCGACACAGCGTCACAACGGTCGTATATCCGTACTGACATCGCGCGAGAATTAGGTTACGTTTCTCTCGGAGAAATAGAAGTTTCGCACGCATTTTTCGGCGGAATTAAATCGGAAAAGGAAGTTCATAACATGTATAAGATACGCGTTAGAGGTTTAGATAATTCATACGCCTGTAATTTCTCAGCGATGAATCAGAACACTATCTGCGGCCCTATCTCGAGCATTAAATGTGATTCCTGGGTAAATGAATTGCGAACTAAGAATATTAACTTaacagatatcggaaatcaaAGCGATTCTATAGATGTTCTTATTGGCGCGGACGTGGCTGGTAAGTTGCTAATCGGTCGAAAACATGATATGAAAAACGGATTAACGGCCCTGGAAACACATTTAGGCTGGACGGTAATGGGAAAACTGCCAAAGAAATGTGAGAGAACTGACGCAGCAATGATAATCACGACGATGTTTGTGCAGGAGGTCGATCTAAGTGATTTGTGGCGTCTCGACGCTATCGGTATTACAGATCCGATCGTGAAAACGGACAAGGCGGTAAGAGACGAACGGACGCGAGAATTTCTAATAGAGACCGCTAAACTAAACACGGACGGTCGGTACGAGGTCAGATTGCCGTGGGCAGAAGATCGAGTACCCGTTTCTAGCAATTCGATATCGCGC GAATGGCTGGCGGAGGGAATTATCGAAAGGGTGCCCGACGCAGAAATCAATAAACAGAGCCATTATTTACCTCATCGGCCGGTGGTGAAGATGAATAGTACGACAAAAATAAGACCCGTATTTGATGCTTCGGCTTGTAAAAAAGGTCATCCGTCCTTAAATCAGTGTTTGGAAAGGGATcctaatttaattgaattagtACCGTtagctttaaataaatttcgagaAAAGGAAATCGGGATAGTATCTGATATAAAAAAGGCGTTTTTGCAAATAACTATAAACAAAATAGACCGAGATTATTTGCGTTTTTTCTGGATCATAAATGGAGAGATCGTAGTCCTGCGTCACTGTCGAGTGGTTTTCGGTCTAGCCTGTAGTCCCTTTTTATTGGCAGCAATTATTGAGCTCCATCTGTCGACATATTTGAAGAATGGAAACAGATACTGTAGATCCGCAGACAAATTGAAAAAGTCATTTTATGTCGACAATTGCGTCACGAGCGTAAATTcgaaagaggagaaagagacaTTCGTATCGGAAGCCACGGCAATTATGAGGGCGGGCGGTTTCGAACTTCGCGGCTGGGAAAGTTCATATGACTCATTAGAAAACGAAACAACCTTTGTCCTCGGAATTTTGTGGAATAAAAGAGAAGATACCCTATCGATCAATCCGACAATGTTAAATTTCAATAGTTCAGACGTTATAACGAAAAGGATAATTTTGTCCGCGGCTCACAAAATCTTCGATCCTATCGGTTTCACAAGCCCCACGTCTTTATTACCGAAGCTGTTGCTTAAAGAATTATGGGCGGAAAAAATCGATTGGGACACCAGGGTCGACGAGAATTAA